The Chitinophagales bacterium genomic sequence TATCTCCAGCTGCTCGATGAACCAGTTGTACAACGGGCGGTGGTGTATGAACTCCAGCGTACAGATGGAGTGTGTAATATGTTCGATGCTATCGCTCTGCCCGTGGGCAAAGTCGTATATAGGATATATGCACCACTTGTCGCCCGTGCGGTGGTGGTGCGCATGTTTGATGCGGTACATGAGGGGGTCGCGCAGCAGCAGGTTGGGGTGCGCCATGTCTATTTTGGCACGCAGCACCTTTTCGCCGTCTTTGTATTTGCCTTCGCGCATTTCGGCAAACAGTTGCAGGTTCTCCTCAACGCTGCGGTTGCGGTGGGGGCTTTCCTTGCCGGGTTCGGTCAGGTTGCCTTTGGTAGCGGCTATCTCCTCGGCGCTGCTGTCGTCTACATAGGCCTTGCCCTTTTTGATGAGCTTAACAGCGTATTCATACAAGGTCTCAAAGTAGTCGCTGGCGTAGTATTCGCCATCCCACTGTATGCCTATGGCCTCCAGCAGCCACAGTATGTCGCGCTTTATGCTGTCTACATACTCAGTGTCTTCGGTCACGGGGTTGGTATCGTCAAAACGCAGGTTGCACTTGCCGCCATACTTTTTGGCCAGGCCAAAGTTGAGGCATATAGATGAGGCATGCCCGATGTGCAGGTAGCCGTTAGGCTCCGGCGGAAAACGGGTGTGTATATAGGGATACCTTCCTTCGGCAAGGTCTTTTTCTATGATCTCTTCAATAAAGTTGAGTGACTTTTCTTCGCTCATAAACCGCTCTTGTTTTGGCAGGTGGCAAAGGTAAGCTATTCAGGGGGGAAATTGGTGAATGGCATCGGGTGGCACTAAGCCTGTAGCCACGTTACTTTTTACCGGAGAAGATGACCGACTCTCCATACCAGTTTGCCCCGGCACCATAATTAAGGTAAATACTGTCAGTGCCGGTAAAAACCTTAAGCTGTATATATTCGTTCATGTTAAATGAGTAATTATAAATATTGGTCAGGTCATATTTTAGTTTCAGGGTATCATAATATGTATAGTCCGAGTGAGACAATACAGGGTATATAATATGGAACGTATTATACTTGTCTGTTGCATCCTTGTATATCACCACCTTATCTGCGTAAGTGGTATCAAAACTGTCTATTACAGGACCGCGAGGCTGAGACAGAATATATGTTTTGCGTGTTGTGCCGTAATACACCCCCACAAATGTATCGGCAGGGTTGGGAGGCACGGCTGCAGGCGTATCAAGGGGAACAGAAGGGATGTCAATACCTGAAGTATCATTTGCATAAGGCACAGCTTGCCCCGGCTCTTTTTGACAACTGAACCAAGAAAGGCAAATGAGGATAGAAAGTAGCAGGGTAAGGCGCTTCATATAAAGGCTTTATGACATAAAACTAACAATACTTATTTATTATTACATTTACGGGCATTTTTTTGATAAAACAATGACAGTATGCAAAGGCCGGTAAGGGTATTGGTAGCCAAAATAGGGCTGGACGGACACGACAGGGGAGCAAAGGTAATTGCAACCGCCCTGCGCGACGCAGGTATGGAAGTAATATATACAGGCCTGCGCCAGACGGCAGAAATGGTAGTGAACACCGCACTGCAGGAAGATGTGGATGCCATTGGCGTAAGCATCCTAAGCGGCGCACACATGACAGTTTTCCCCAAGGTGATAGCCCTGATGAAAGAAAAAGGGCTGGATAATGTGTTGCTTACAGGTGGTGGTATCATACCCGAAGAGGACATGAAAGAACTGAACAACATGGGTGTGGGCAAACTCTTTGCCCCCGGCGCACCTACCTCAGAAATTGCTGACTACATTAACGGTTGGGTAGCAGAGCATAGAAAAGAATTATTATAATCGAATATAAATTACAAAGAAAAGTATGTATCAAACATTATTGACTGACCTGCAGGATGGTATCATGACCATTACTATCAACCGTCCTGACAAGATGAACGCATTAAACAAAGACGTGATAAACGAGTTGTCGCAGGCTATGGACGAAGTGATGAATAATGCGGATGTAAAAACTGTCATCTTAACAGGTGCTGGCGAGAAAGCATTTGTTGCCGGTGCCGATATTTCTGAATTCATATCATTGGATGCCCAAGGTGGTGCTGCACTGGCCAAAACAGGCCAGGATGGTGTTTTCAATAAGATTGAGAACTGCCCGAAACCCGTTGTGGCTGCGGTAAACGGCTTTGCGCTGGGTGGTGGTTGCGAGTTGGCTATGAGCTGCCATTTTCGCATAGCTTCTGAGAATGCGAAGTTTGGCCAGCCTGAGGTGAACCTGGGCCTGATACCCGGATATGGCGGTACACAAAGGATGACACAACTGATAGGAAAAGGCAAGACCATGGAGCTGATGATGACCGGAGATATGATAGGCGCTGCTGATGCACAGGCCTTAGGTCTTGTGAATCATGTGGTTCCACAGGCCGACCTGTTGGGCAAAGCCAAAGAAATATTGCAAAAAATTCAGTCAAAAGCTCCCATTGCTATCGCAAAAGTTATATCTTGTGTTAACGATGCTGCGAAAGCAGATCCGAGTGGCTTTGATAATGAGGTGGCACGTTTCGGCGAATGTTTTGAAACAGAAGACATGCGCGAGGGAACTACTGCTTTTTTAGAAAAAAGAAAAGCCGCTTTTAGCGGGAAATAATATTTTATATCTTCATCGTTCTAAAAAACATTGAGATCATGCGGAAAAGTTTAATCCGTAGCCTTTTGGTAATAGGAATCAGCGCAACCACGATATCGGCTTACGCACAACCTGCCATACCCAGAAAGTATGTTGAGAACCCCGGTGTGTCGGTAGGTATGAACTTCGGATTGTCTGACCTGTGGGGCGACGTAGGTACACAGAGTGTAATAGACCACTATGGTAACGAACGCTACTGGAGCAAACCCCATTTCATGGGCGGTATTTTCATGCGTTTCTGTGCACACCCGTCATTAGCTTTCAGGATCAACCTGAATTATGGTACACTGTATGCCAACGACGACTGGAATATTAACAAAGCCAAAGAGGCTAAATCGGTTGAAGACGATGCTTTTCAACGCTATTTACGCAATCAGGATGCCCGTGCTAATGTGTGGGAAAGTACAGTAATGTTTGAGATCATGCCTCTGAGGTTCAACTCAGAATCGAAAATGGCCAACAAAAAAATGCAACCATATATAGCATTTGGGGCAGGTGCTTTCCATTACAGGCCGCAAACATCTCTTATCGATCCATTGACAGGACATAAAAAATGGGTGTATACCAAAGATCTGAAACTGGAAGGTGAAGGTTTGCCAAATTCAAACGCTATCAACAGGAATCTGTGGCAGCTGTGCGTACCTGTAGGTGCAGGTCTGCGCTGGAATGTTGGTAAACAAATGAACATTGGTGTTGAATGGAGCTACCGCCTGACCACAACTGACAGGCTGGATAATGTAAGCAGTGTTTACTTATCTCCTGATTACTATGACAGGTACCTGGATCCGAAAGATGCAGCTATAGCTAAGCAGGTGTACGATAAGTCATGGTACATTGAGCCTTCTTACACTAACGCTCCCGGTTCTCCTCGTGGTAACAAGGACGTGTTAGACGGTTATTCTACCTTCTCAATTCAACTGATATACAGGTTAGAATCTAACAAAATACCCTGGTGGTATTAACAGTAAAGCATTTATAACAAAAAAGCGGTATGATATCATACCGCTTTTTTGTTGCTATTTACTTAGTTAATCAAGGGGTTGTCCCCCATCGGTTTGTACGGGCCATAGTTGTCCTGCCCGAAAACTCCTATAAGGTTGAGCACCGTATCACCGGCATTTATAAATGTATGCGGGGCATTGGGTGGTATATTAACGATAAAGGGAGCAGATACGGTAAATACACTGTCGGCAATAAAGTACTTCACTGTACCACTTAATACAACATGCGCTTCTTCTACCGGGTGTACATGCAAGGGTGGCCCACCTCCCGGTCGTGTTTCTGTGATCACAAACGACATAGTTTCCATATCAATATTCCTGCCTTCGGCCTGGTATACGGTCTCCCCGTTGCCCACTACAATTTTATGCATATCAGCCAGCGAGGTTACATAATGCTCATGTGTGGTACTTTTTGTTGAATGGGCTGTTTCGTCATAACAACCTGATGTAAGTATAGCCAGTATTAGTACAGAGTAAAGTTTCATAGGTGTAAATATATCTTATGTACAACAAAGGCCCCGCTGTTGCGGGGCCTTGCCTGATATTAATTACAAGAAATTATTGTTTACTTTCTTCCGGTGCTTCACCTATCAGATCCATGAACTGGTCGAGTTTCGGAGTAATGATGATCTGTGTACGCCTGTTCTTGGCTTTTCCTGCTTCGCTGCTATTATCAGCTATCGGATTATACTCACCGCGTCCGCCTGCTGTAAGCCTTTGGGGGTCGACATTGTAGGTATTTTGCAAAGCCTGTACCACTGATGATGCCCTGAGTGCACTCAGATCCCAGTTGTTACGTATGTTAGGTTTGCTGATGGGCACATTATCTGTATTACCTTCTATCAGTACATCATAGTCTTTATGGTCTTTGATGATCTTTGCGATCTTGCTGAGAGTTTCTCCCGCACGGTCAGATATTGTATAATCGCCCGACTTGTAAAGCATATTGTCAGACAATGAAATATACACCACACCTTTCAGTACCTGTACGTCCACATCACGCATCTCTTCCCTGCTCAGCGAGCGTGTCAGGTTGTTGGTGAGTACCATATTCAAAGAATCACTCTTGTTCTTCAGATTCACCAGGTGCTGAATATATTCATTAGATGCTTTTATCTCATCTAATAACTTAGATATATTGACACCTCCTTGTGTAGACGACGTAAGACATTTTTCCAGTGCAGACTGCAGGTTCACCAGGTTAGAACGTTCAGAAGCCAGTTGTTCTTCAAGGCTTGCTACCCTTGTTTTAGAAGAAGCAAGACTGGAGTAACATTCCTGTTTTTCCTTTTGCATTTCAGAATTCTGTGATTGAACAGAATTATACCTGCCCTGCAGTTCTTTATATTTCTTCTGGCTTACGCAACCGGTCATTAAAAATCCGAGTGCCAATGTAGTAAGCGCTAGTGATGCTGCTTTCATAAATCTGTGTTTTTGTGTGTATGTATTGGATATCGAAATTATAGTTTTTTGCATTGCAATAAGCACATCTTATCAACGGCTG encodes the following:
- a CDS encoding cobalamin B12-binding domain-containing protein; this translates as MQRPVRVLVAKIGLDGHDRGAKVIATALRDAGMEVIYTGLRQTAEMVVNTALQEDVDAIGVSILSGAHMTVFPKVIALMKEKGLDNVLLTGGGIIPEEDMKELNNMGVGKLFAPGAPTSEIADYINGWVAEHRKELL
- a CDS encoding enoyl-CoA hydratase/isomerase family protein; this encodes MYQTLLTDLQDGIMTITINRPDKMNALNKDVINELSQAMDEVMNNADVKTVILTGAGEKAFVAGADISEFISLDAQGGAALAKTGQDGVFNKIENCPKPVVAAVNGFALGGGCELAMSCHFRIASENAKFGQPEVNLGLIPGYGGTQRMTQLIGKGKTMELMMTGDMIGAADAQALGLVNHVVPQADLLGKAKEILQKIQSKAPIAIAKVISCVNDAAKADPSGFDNEVARFGECFETEDMREGTTAFLEKRKAAFSGK
- a CDS encoding cupin domain-containing protein: MKLYSVLILAILTSGCYDETAHSTKSTTHEHYVTSLADMHKIVVGNGETVYQAEGRNIDMETMSFVITETRPGGGPPLHVHPVEEAHVVLSGTVKYFIADSVFTVSAPFIVNIPPNAPHTFINAGDTVLNLIGVFGQDNYGPYKPMGDNPLIN
- a CDS encoding OmpA family protein; its protein translation is MKAASLALTTLALGFLMTGCVSQKKYKELQGRYNSVQSQNSEMQKEKQECYSSLASSKTRVASLEEQLASERSNLVNLQSALEKCLTSSTQGGVNISKLLDEIKASNEYIQHLVNLKNKSDSLNMVLTNNLTRSLSREEMRDVDVQVLKGVVYISLSDNMLYKSGDYTISDRAGETLSKIAKIIKDHKDYDVLIEGNTDNVPISKPNIRNNWDLSALRASSVVQALQNTYNVDPQRLTAGGRGEYNPIADNSSEAGKAKNRRTQIIITPKLDQFMDLIGEAPEESKQ